The Glycine max cultivar Williams 82 chromosome 17, Glycine_max_v4.0, whole genome shotgun sequence genome contains the following window.
aaggATAGCATCAGGGGGCTATGATATAATtaagtacaaaataaattagatgaaagcTTGTTTCTCAGAGTGAGGAGAAAAGGAGGAAAGAACTATCaaggctccgaaaaaagaaaaagaaagaatcacTTAAGAGTGTATGATAATCATGTACAGAATTGACAAATTGATGATATCCttgattatatataaaagaactaGATTGAGATACAATTGGATTCAGGGGTTGAAAATGAGGTTCCCACATTTGCACTTCCAACTCATGGGCTTGTAGTTTGAACTGCCACCAACCCTGGCATATGCAATTGAAGAAAACTTTGAAGAGTTTTTCTTTCTGTTCTGCATTTGGGGGTTAGTGGGTACCTGAATTGCTTCACAGTGCTCACATGACCTGCACCTTCTTTCACACATTGGAGGCCTTGAACCTATTCGTGGCCTCAGCATAGTTTTATCCTCACTTACTGTCTGCATAAATCATAattccaggaaaaaaaaattagtattttttcccTTGCATTAAGCAAatcaacaaagagaagaaaaattttACCTGACGAAAATTACTTAGTTTTGGAGTCTTTCTACCtgttagaaagaagagaagatgtCAATGTTAATTAGTTAGAGTTGATTTCTACATAGTTAGCACTTGGAAGCTTTAAAGATTGCTCATTTACCTTCAATAACCA
Protein-coding sequences here:
- the LOC100306142 gene encoding EPIDERMAL PATTERNING FACTOR-like protein 2-like, whose amino-acid sequence is MGFDHYVICVQRLGFVCICLLFLIISSWIQKGLVIEGRKTPKLSNFRQTVSEDKTMLRPRIGSRPPMCERRCRSCEHCEAIQVPTNPQMQNRKKNSSKFSSIAYARVGGSSNYKPMSWKCKCGNLIFNP